In Acinetobacter piscicola, a single window of DNA contains:
- the cobU gene encoding bifunctional adenosylcobinamide kinase/adenosylcobinamide-phosphate guanylyltransferase — translation MIRLILGGARSGKSRLAEQLAQSFALDVTYIATAQAWDAEMQSRIEHHQNQRPTDWTVLEEPIYLADLLEKIDQPEQVILVDCLTLWMTNLLLNQDENSQDVHLAELQIQECEKLLKILPTLQAHIILVSNETGLGVVPMGEVSRKFVDESGRLHQQLGKIADQVIFCVAGFPMYLKGEKE, via the coding sequence ATGATTCGACTTATTTTAGGTGGTGCACGTTCAGGCAAAAGTCGTTTGGCAGAACAATTGGCTCAATCCTTTGCTTTGGATGTGACTTATATTGCAACAGCGCAGGCATGGGATGCAGAAATGCAATCACGAATTGAGCATCATCAAAATCAGCGACCAACGGATTGGACTGTGCTGGAAGAACCCATTTATTTGGCAGATTTATTAGAAAAAATAGATCAGCCCGAGCAGGTAATTTTAGTGGATTGTTTAACGTTATGGATGACCAATTTGTTGTTAAACCAAGATGAAAATTCACAGGATGTGCATCTTGCTGAATTACAAATACAAGAATGTGAAAAGTTACTAAAAATATTACCCACTTTACAGGCACACATTATTTTAGTCAGTAATGAAACAGGGCTTGGTGTCGTGCCGATGGGTGAAGTGAGCCGTAAATTTGTGGATGAATCAGGTCGTTTACATCAACAACTCGGAAAAATTGCCGATCAAGTGATTTTTTGTGTCGCAGGTTTTCCAATGTATTTGAAAGGAGAGAAAGAATGA
- a CDS encoding LrgB family protein has protein sequence MSLISMVCFVGTLLAYILAKKLYRKLPYLVFSPAILVPVMIILILLCSHTTYETYMLDSQWIVWMLGPATVAFAIPIYEYRKVIYQHILSISMGVIFGMFAGMLSAFYLAKLFRFDQMTTYSLMARSISTPFAMELAEHIGGSVELVILFTIITGLVGMCFGDVILRMIHLKSHFAMGASLGNAAHGFGTSKAYMRHQQEGVIASLTMVLAGIFMVIVGPYLVQMILVFAG, from the coding sequence ATGTCTTTAATTTCCATGGTCTGTTTTGTTGGAACATTACTTGCCTACATTTTAGCCAAAAAACTGTATCGTAAATTACCTTACTTGGTTTTTTCACCTGCAATCCTTGTGCCTGTGATGATTATCCTGATTTTACTGTGTTCTCATACCACATATGAAACTTATATGCTGGACAGTCAATGGATCGTATGGATGCTCGGACCTGCCACAGTGGCTTTTGCGATTCCTATTTATGAATATCGCAAAGTGATCTACCAACATATTTTATCTATTTCAATGGGGGTGATCTTTGGCATGTTCGCAGGGATGCTGAGTGCATTTTATTTGGCAAAATTATTTCGCTTTGATCAGATGACCACGTATAGCTTAATGGCACGTTCAATCTCTACGCCTTTTGCGATGGAACTGGCGGAACATATTGGTGGCTCGGTGGAATTGGTGATTTTATTTACCATTATTACAGGACTGGTCGGAATGTGTTTTGGTGATGTGATTTTAAGAATGATTCACTTAAAATCGCACTTTGCCATGGGTGCATCTTTAGGCAATGCAGCACATGGTTTTGGCACAAGCAAAGCCTATATGCGTCATCAACAAGAAGGTGTGATTGCAAGTTTGACCATGGTACTTGCTGGTATTTTCATGGTCATTGTAGGGCCTTATTTGGTACAAATGATTTTAGTGTTTGCAGGTTGA
- a CDS encoding CidA/LrgA family protein: MSHSRHLFSKLNFSAKFSFIGIVFLQILLLLVFFAMGGVIKNAFNLPISAAVIGLMLVLLCLFSGILKLNWIKTGSDMILAELVLFFIPCFIGLMKYKDLFLTEGWQLLIAVFIGTICVMVCTAYSVHFGFKLEHKIKQRRLEHQNKWQHDQEKHKCL, translated from the coding sequence ATGTCGCATTCACGCCATTTATTTTCTAAGCTGAATTTCTCTGCAAAGTTCAGTTTTATCGGCATAGTCTTTTTACAAATTCTTTTACTACTGGTCTTCTTCGCAATGGGTGGCGTGATCAAAAACGCTTTCAATCTCCCTATTTCAGCCGCTGTTATTGGTTTAATGCTTGTACTGCTCTGTTTATTCAGCGGTATTTTAAAATTAAACTGGATTAAGACAGGTTCTGACATGATTTTGGCAGAATTAGTGCTCTTCTTTATTCCTTGTTTCATCGGGCTGATGAAATACAAAGATTTATTTTTGACTGAAGGTTGGCAACTGCTGATCGCCGTGTTTATCGGAACAATTTGTGTCATGGTCTGTACAGCGTATAGCGTACATTTTGGTTTTAAACTTGAGCATAAAATTAAGCAACGGCGATTAGAGCATCAGAACAAATGGCAACATGATCAGGAGAAGCATAAATGTCTTTAA
- a CDS encoding alpha/beta fold hydrolase, which translates to MNRTTLQKQLIFPQSDKILVDIYQVAQQQHVIIVLPAIGVAIQKYEPLIQHLIEQGFNVIAADYPGCGRNTPSVSATFDFGYADLLGYFIPQLVNIAQELSPQTPILLGHSLGGHLATLYAQHHTVKVIGIATGNIGLKYWDYKGKLNILKAAAIFNAMILKDGYLAGYKIGFGNKEAKTLMHDWSKVIFTGNYRHILPKESLSKNPALFIQFKQDDFAPMSSTLGLSRYFYTPKVQQLDLTQSLKGHQHSVWLKQPKVVVELIRSFIRD; encoded by the coding sequence CAACTGATATTTCCACAAAGCGATAAAATTTTAGTGGATATTTATCAAGTTGCTCAGCAACAGCATGTCATTATTGTGTTACCTGCCATTGGTGTTGCTATTCAAAAATATGAACCACTGATTCAACATTTAATTGAACAAGGCTTTAATGTCATTGCAGCGGACTATCCCGGATGTGGACGTAATACCCCATCCGTTTCTGCAACATTTGATTTTGGTTATGCGGATTTATTGGGGTATTTCATTCCACAATTAGTCAACATTGCACAAGAATTATCACCACAAACGCCCATCCTATTAGGACATAGCTTAGGTGGACATTTAGCAACACTCTATGCTCAGCATCATACCGTTAAAGTCATTGGTATTGCCACAGGTAATATTGGTTTAAAATATTGGGATTACAAAGGCAAATTGAATATTTTAAAAGCTGCAGCAATTTTTAATGCCATGATTTTAAAAGATGGGTATTTGGCAGGTTATAAAATTGGCTTTGGAAATAAAGAAGCAAAAACATTAATGCATGATTGGTCTAAAGTGATTTTTACTGGAAATTATCGCCATATTTTACCAAAAGAATCTCTATCGAAAAATCCAGCATTATTTATCCAATTCAAACAAGATGATTTTGCCCCAATGTCTTCGACACTCGGACTAAGTCGCTATTTTTACACGCCCAAAGTGCAACAGTTAGACTTAACACAGAGTTTAAAAGGTCATCAACATAGTGTTTGGCTCAAACAACCCAAAGTTGTTGTTGAGTTGATTAGATCGTTTATACGGGACTAA
- a CDS encoding 2'-5' RNA ligase family protein — MLLQPLSYVIPTLSHDYAEWHQGREDYALWYIEITEPTLLEYLNSLRKYFSNFLFQPNIRQFHITLFVCGFLTEKQPILNDDFSIAQFKQQVQYIIQQQFQSFKILTGNLQSFDSALFIEIFDFENSLSKFRDLFSKTQHEIAPLQYLPHITLGLYNQAYHSSEIFQTIEKIHQKHFEIHIEHLTFGYYKAKMIQGQLYAHQQIHLGQL, encoded by the coding sequence GTGCTGCTACAACCTTTATCCTATGTCATTCCTACACTTTCCCATGACTATGCCGAATGGCATCAGGGCAGGGAAGATTATGCGTTATGGTATATCGAAATTACAGAGCCGACTTTATTAGAATATCTAAATAGCCTAAGAAAATATTTTTCAAATTTTTTATTTCAACCTAATATTCGTCAGTTCCATATTACCTTATTTGTTTGTGGATTTTTAACGGAAAAACAACCTATTTTAAATGATGATTTTTCAATTGCGCAATTTAAACAACAGGTGCAATACATCATTCAACAACAATTTCAAAGTTTTAAGATATTGACGGGAAATCTGCAAAGTTTTGATAGTGCCTTATTTATTGAAATTTTTGATTTTGAAAATAGCCTAAGCAAATTTAGAGATTTATTTTCAAAAACTCAGCACGAAATAGCACCTTTACAATATCTACCACATATTACTTTAGGACTTTACAACCAAGCCTATCATTCCTCAGAGATCTTTCAAACAATTGAAAAGATTCATCAAAAGCATTTTGAAATTCACATCGAGCATTTAACATTTGGTTACTACAAAGCCAAAATGATCCAAGGGCAGTTATATGCCCATCAACAAATACATTTAGGTCAACTATGA
- a CDS encoding LysR family transcriptional regulator, with the protein MDLKSLKIFRTVVDVQSFSLAAEKLCMTQPTISKAIAHLEYELQTALFKKGEAGRKREVYLTYTGELIYQHAVTILQEQQKIYDTIQHVHHLKKGKLTLGLPPLGSVLFSPLIALFHQQYPEIELKFLEVGANGVEEAIAEKTVDVGILLGNLRPNFSAIPVLDSPLCLLSAKNAKWKNRKNVDLIELKEESFLLYADSFTLNNVIIAAAQSVGFEPHVVCKSGQWDFISKMVEFDMGIALLPQIYCDQLDQTHYQTVLLTQPNLNWTLSMAWNTSVTMSPATRAWLNIVDQHRDKIHF; encoded by the coding sequence ATGGATTTAAAAAGCTTAAAAATTTTTCGGACAGTTGTAGATGTACAAAGCTTTTCACTAGCAGCAGAGAAGTTATGTATGACCCAACCTACAATCAGTAAGGCAATCGCACATTTAGAATATGAATTACAGACTGCATTATTTAAAAAGGGTGAAGCAGGGCGTAAACGTGAGGTGTATTTAACCTATACAGGTGAATTAATTTATCAACATGCTGTCACAATTTTGCAAGAACAACAAAAAATTTATGACACGATTCAACATGTACATCATTTAAAAAAAGGCAAACTCACCCTTGGCTTACCGCCTTTAGGTTCAGTCTTATTCAGTCCATTAATTGCATTATTTCATCAACAATATCCAGAGATTGAACTCAAATTTTTAGAAGTAGGTGCAAACGGCGTAGAGGAAGCGATTGCAGAAAAAACAGTTGATGTTGGGATTTTACTCGGAAATCTAAGACCAAACTTTTCAGCGATTCCTGTTTTGGACTCGCCTTTATGCTTATTGTCAGCGAAAAACGCTAAATGGAAAAATCGTAAAAATGTCGATCTAATTGAACTAAAAGAGGAATCTTTTTTACTCTATGCCGACTCTTTTACCTTAAATAATGTGATTATCGCAGCAGCACAAAGCGTTGGCTTTGAACCACATGTGGTATGTAAAAGTGGACAATGGGACTTTATTTCAAAAATGGTTGAGTTTGATATGGGTATTGCACTTTTACCTCAAATCTATTGTGATCAGTTAGATCAAACACATTATCAAACCGTGCTTTTGACACAGCCAAATTTAAATTGGACACTCAGTATGGCATGGAATACCTCTGTCACCATGAGCCCAGCAACACGTGCGTGGTTAAATATTGTCGATCAGCATCGTGATAAAATTCATTTTTAA
- a CDS encoding histidine phosphatase family protein yields the protein MEIDLLRHGETTLSHTLRGSTDDALTEQGQLQMQTTVQDFLDQSSHGVPWQAIYSSPLQRCQLFAEQLSAQYGKSLRIEPNLQEMHFGDWEAKSTQWIYENFPNELSLFWQSPTQYTPPNAETMQQFYLRICTALKNIQHAMQQQHWQRVLLVTHGGVIKLLKCLAAQKNLDEILTLSAELGTLHRFEIDIEQNSILYLSDTLNSKEL from the coding sequence GTGGAGATTGATTTACTTCGGCATGGTGAAACCACATTGAGTCATACGCTCAGAGGTTCGACCGATGATGCCTTAACTGAACAGGGACAATTGCAAATGCAGACGACAGTTCAGGATTTTTTAGATCAATCTTCACACGGCGTTCCGTGGCAGGCAATTTATAGTTCGCCATTACAGCGTTGTCAGTTATTTGCTGAACAATTAAGTGCACAGTACGGCAAAAGCTTACGAATCGAACCGAATTTACAAGAAATGCATTTTGGAGATTGGGAAGCAAAATCAACACAATGGATTTATGAAAATTTTCCAAATGAATTGAGTTTATTTTGGCAAAGCCCAACGCAATATACACCGCCCAATGCAGAAACAATGCAGCAGTTTTATTTAAGAATTTGCACAGCATTGAAAAATATACAACATGCAATGCAGCAACAGCATTGGCAACGAGTTTTATTGGTTACACACGGTGGAGTCATTAAATTATTAAAATGTCTTGCAGCACAAAAAAACTTAGATGAAATTTTAACGTTGTCGGCTGAATTGGGCACATTGCATCGCTTTGAAATCGATATTGAACAAAACTCAATACTTTATTTATCAGATACTTTAAACAGTAAAGAACTTTAA
- a CDS encoding ArsR/SmtB family transcription factor gives MSQSFQIDAMRASATDVVSILKSLANTDRLLILCHLVQQELNVSQIEQHTQITQPTLSQQLMMLRKSDMVSTRRDGKQIYYSIKDPKLSLVLNTLYDLYCPQ, from the coding sequence ATGAGTCAGAGTTTTCAAATTGATGCAATGCGAGCATCTGCCACTGATGTGGTTTCAATTTTAAAATCTTTGGCGAATACCGATCGCTTATTGATTTTATGTCATTTGGTTCAACAAGAACTGAATGTTTCGCAAATCGAGCAACATACTCAAATTACCCAGCCAACGTTGTCACAACAACTGATGATGCTGCGTAAAAGTGATATGGTCAGTACGCGACGTGATGGTAAACAAATTTATTATTCAATTAAAGATCCAAAGCTAAGTCTTGTTTTAAATACACTTTATGACTTGTATTGTCCTCAGTGA
- the cobT gene encoding nicotinate-nucleotide--dimethylbenzimidazole phosphoribosyltransferase, whose amino-acid sequence MNWWLDACKSPNIEKKQEAEQRQLQLTKPTGSLSTLENIAVQLASLQGQAKPNVDFPWICIFAGDHGVMEENISAYPQAVTRQMLQNFATGGACISVIAKEYNAKLQVIDCGSVGESYEYQGVERHCIAEGTANFAKTVAMTEAQCHAAMQLGKDSVDQAFTQNASIYVAGEMGIGNTCSASAVACFLLNESPEKLTGVGTGIRAEQLEHKKNIIHQALELHKKDVNGDVFKALCAVGGLEIAAMTGAYIRCAQVGLPVVVDGFISSVSALIAVRLNPDVRQWMLFGHQSAEYGHQRLLQELNAEPLLKLNLRLGEGSGAGASLGIIKLACSLHNNMATFAEAAVIGEKI is encoded by the coding sequence ATGAATTGGTGGTTAGATGCATGTAAAAGCCCAAATATTGAAAAGAAACAAGAGGCGGAACAACGTCAATTACAATTGACTAAACCCACAGGTTCACTTTCTACCTTAGAAAATATTGCTGTGCAATTGGCGAGTTTACAAGGTCAAGCTAAACCCAATGTGGATTTTCCTTGGATCTGTATTTTTGCAGGTGATCATGGGGTAATGGAAGAAAATATCTCTGCATATCCACAAGCTGTGACACGACAAATGTTACAAAATTTCGCTACAGGTGGCGCATGTATTAGCGTGATTGCAAAAGAATATAATGCAAAACTACAAGTCATTGACTGTGGCTCTGTAGGCGAAAGCTACGAGTACCAAGGTGTTGAACGACATTGTATCGCTGAAGGTACTGCAAACTTTGCCAAAACAGTTGCGATGACTGAAGCACAATGCCACGCAGCGATGCAACTCGGGAAAGATAGTGTTGACCAAGCATTTACACAAAATGCTTCAATTTATGTCGCAGGTGAAATGGGCATTGGAAATACTTGTTCGGCGTCTGCGGTTGCATGTTTTTTATTAAATGAATCGCCTGAGAAGTTAACAGGTGTCGGCACAGGTATTCGTGCAGAACAATTAGAACATAAGAAAAATATCATTCATCAAGCGCTTGAACTCCATAAAAAGGATGTGAATGGTGATGTGTTTAAGGCACTTTGTGCGGTGGGTGGCTTAGAAATCGCTGCGATGACAGGTGCTTATATTCGTTGTGCACAAGTCGGTTTACCTGTGGTGGTCGATGGTTTTATTAGTAGTGTTTCGGCTTTAATCGCCGTGCGTTTAAACCCTGATGTACGTCAATGGATGTTATTTGGGCATCAATCGGCAGAATATGGGCATCAACGTTTATTGCAAGAACTCAATGCTGAACCTTTATTGAAATTAAATTTACGTTTAGGTGAAGGCAGCGGGGCCGGTGCATCTTTGGGAATTATTAAACTTGCCTGTAGTTTACATAATAATATGGCAACTTTTGCAGAAGCTGCCGTCATCGGTGAAAAAATTTAA
- a CDS encoding SulP family inorganic anion transporter, with product MPKSQSKLNAIIPAWQWLQYYNAPFFKADLLAALIVIAMLVPQGMAYAMVAGLPPITGLYASILPMIVYAIVGGSPTLSIGPVALISMMTFATLQPLYEVGSPVYIQAACLLAVLVGVLSTLLGILRFGFLIRLISHPVIKSFIIASAVLIALSQLKFLVNLPLQSGNVVEFVISAAEYISLIHFPSLIFGGFAILLLIYAPKIIGFSLAKLNKNSIIFINKSLPLLLVFFSIALVQLLNLDQFGIKTVGEIPSGIPPLSMPFWSWDLVMQLLPGAAMITMVSFVESISIAQATAFQKRSELNSNQELVALGLANLSAGFSSSFPVTGSLSRTVVNADAGAKTPMAGVFSSLLIVIVSLYFTGVFKALPLAVLAATIIVSIWKLVEFKPFIEAWRYSKADGIAMWVTFFGVLCIDISTGLIIGIVSTFILLLWRISRPHIAVIGLVEGTQHFRNISRHEVVTSANIISIRIDENLTFLNANTLKEFIIAEVSKNQHLHHVVINCSSISNIDISALEALEDINAELAKLEIKLHLSEIKGPVMDRLKVSNLLDELSGNIYLTHYQAMHELDAQTFNSV from the coding sequence ATGCCTAAATCTCAATCTAAATTAAATGCTATCATCCCTGCTTGGCAGTGGCTGCAATATTATAATGCTCCTTTCTTTAAAGCAGATTTACTTGCAGCACTCATTGTCATTGCAATGCTTGTTCCGCAAGGTATGGCATATGCCATGGTGGCTGGTTTACCACCGATCACAGGTTTGTATGCCAGTATCTTACCAATGATTGTGTATGCTATTGTCGGTGGTAGTCCAACATTGTCGATTGGTCCTGTCGCACTGATTTCAATGATGACATTTGCGACCTTACAACCCTTGTATGAAGTAGGTTCACCTGTTTATATTCAAGCAGCGTGTTTATTGGCAGTCTTGGTCGGAGTTTTATCGACTTTATTGGGAATCTTGCGTTTCGGTTTTTTAATTCGACTAATTAGTCATCCTGTCATCAAAAGTTTTATTATTGCCTCTGCTGTTTTGATTGCACTAAGTCAACTTAAATTTTTAGTCAATTTACCGTTACAATCGGGCAATGTCGTTGAATTTGTAATTTCTGCTGCCGAATATATTTCATTGATTCATTTTCCGAGTTTAATCTTTGGTGGCTTTGCCATTTTACTCTTAATTTACGCCCCTAAAATCATTGGTTTTTCTTTAGCAAAATTAAATAAAAATAGCATTATTTTTATCAATAAATCATTGCCATTATTACTGGTATTTTTTTCGATTGCACTGGTACAGCTTTTAAACCTTGATCAGTTTGGTATCAAAACTGTAGGGGAAATTCCTTCGGGTATTCCCCCACTCTCAATGCCATTTTGGTCTTGGGATTTGGTGATGCAACTATTACCGGGTGCCGCGATGATTACGATGGTCAGTTTTGTTGAATCTATTTCGATCGCTCAAGCGACCGCATTTCAAAAAAGAAGTGAACTCAACAGTAACCAAGAATTGGTCGCTTTAGGTTTAGCAAACCTAAGTGCTGGTTTTAGTTCATCTTTTCCTGTAACAGGTAGTTTGTCACGTACAGTAGTGAATGCTGATGCAGGCGCTAAAACGCCGATGGCAGGAGTTTTTTCCTCTCTATTGATTGTTATCGTTAGTTTGTATTTCACAGGTGTTTTCAAAGCCTTACCTTTGGCTGTGCTTGCCGCAACCATTATTGTTTCAATTTGGAAATTGGTTGAATTTAAGCCTTTTATTGAAGCTTGGCGTTACTCTAAAGCCGATGGTATTGCAATGTGGGTAACTTTTTTTGGCGTACTGTGTATTGACATTTCAACAGGTTTAATTATTGGTATTGTTTCAACCTTTATATTATTGCTTTGGCGAATCAGTCGTCCACATATTGCTGTAATTGGTTTGGTTGAAGGAACACAACATTTTCGTAATATTTCACGACATGAAGTTGTGACCAGTGCCAATATTATTTCGATTCGTATTGATGAAAATTTAACATTTTTAAATGCCAATACGTTAAAAGAATTTATTATTGCCGAAGTCAGTAAAAATCAGCATTTACATCATGTTGTAATCAATTGCTCAAGTATCAGTAATATTGACATCAGCGCTTTAGAAGCCCTCGAGGATATTAATGCTGAACTTGCTAAACTCGAAATTAAATTGCATCTATCTGAAATTAAAGGCCCAGTGATGGATCGCTTGAAGGTATCCAATTTATTGGACGAACTCAGTGGTAATATTTATTTGACGCATTATCAAGCAATGCATGAATTGGATGCACAAACCTTTAATTCAGTTTAA
- a CDS encoding adenosylcobinamide-GDP ribazoletransferase: MTPFLIALQFLTTFPIQLKAMPSPQQNGQSLLFYPVVGLLIGAILWAIAILFQSLPIILLTSIVLCTWIWLTGGLHLDGLADTADAWVGGFGDQARTLAIMKDPNCGPIGVLSLVMICLLKWSAIYVLLQEKMLLALLIFPVLGRIAPLILFLTTPYVRKNGLGSALAEFIPQKTAVLLIVVCLSFPLVFSWLGLVSSFVFLLSLYYLRHKFIQRIAGITGDTVGASIEILETATLLCFVILSFYF; the protein is encoded by the coding sequence ATGACCCCTTTTTTAATTGCATTGCAGTTTTTAACAACCTTTCCTATTCAGTTAAAAGCGATGCCCAGCCCACAGCAAAATGGACAATCATTGTTGTTTTATCCCGTTGTGGGTTTATTAATTGGTGCTATTTTATGGGCGATAGCGATATTATTTCAAAGCTTACCAATCATTTTATTGACTTCTATCGTGTTGTGTACATGGATTTGGTTGACAGGCGGATTGCATTTAGACGGTTTGGCGGATACTGCTGATGCCTGGGTCGGTGGTTTTGGTGATCAAGCACGTACTTTAGCCATTATGAAAGATCCAAATTGTGGCCCGATTGGCGTTTTAAGTTTAGTGATGATTTGTTTGTTGAAGTGGTCTGCAATTTATGTGTTACTCCAAGAAAAAATGTTACTCGCTTTACTTATATTTCCAGTCCTTGGACGTATTGCACCTCTGATTTTATTTCTGACCACGCCTTATGTGAGAAAAAATGGTTTGGGTTCGGCATTGGCAGAATTTATTCCGCAAAAAACGGCTGTTTTGCTTATTGTGGTGTGTTTAAGTTTTCCTTTGGTTTTTTCATGGCTTGGTCTTGTCAGCAGTTTTGTATTTCTATTAAGTTTATATTATTTACGGCATAAATTTATACAACGTATTGCAGGGATTACGGGAGATACTGTCGGGGCAAGCATTGAAATTTTAGAAACAGCCACTTTGTTGTGTTTTGTGATTTTAAGTTTTTATTTTTAA